The following are encoded in a window of Telmatobacter sp. DSM 110680 genomic DNA:
- the smc gene encoding chromosome segregation protein SMC: protein MLKLKKIHILGFKSFCDRTELTVPGTGIAVVVGPNGCGKSNILDGVSWVLGEQSAKSLRGGSMADVIFAGTRERKPLGMAEVTITMVDPEAYEGPIPVEPDVVVDHDGPADWDEDALRKQKAAEAEEIIASEQPGQVLEDDEVPAEVGSQKQAPEAEGGIQASTGGPQPVMLKIRRRKFNRTPQKGEVVITRRLFRTGESEYLLNGKLCRLRDIQDIFMGTGLGPESYAIIGQERIGQLLSSKPHDRRAIIEEAAGITRFKTKKRLAELRLESSKQNLARVDDIFEEVTRQMNSLKRQASKAERFAQVRDELRGRLRVVLASRMTLMDAEQTRLEQEIAAFGEKITSGAAEIGSMEASQHSLTERGYGLDREGQDAQNRANSAAVELERAAARERSNAERVTELEARLAAAAGELEQTRTQLGGIAEERQQQKAFLETAAGEARAFHEKVEARQHEARSAADEVFNAERKLEADRRHAMHLLTLAGNARNSTAQAEESLAALEREAERLNAEMSQARNEQESLGVQSGQARLRFESAGETLRRLESEIAELREQLQARRSDEGSVRTRANQLRSEQATAVGRKESLESLIRDHSYSTETVRRLLKPGALQNGSTPVGTLADFIEVSGEHEGVVDEFLRDELNYVVVKSWHAAEEGVRVLKSGVDGRATFLIHDSAQAGLFNEAEDNISRPGVTPLKDAVRVLNGFGRSLETILPKLRDGYLVETAALAQSLANEHSHAYFLTPGGECFHNATVTGGKPASAGPLVLKRELRETEMRLGLLERDLGLAEIEAATLTRQIEELTATLEMRSEERRQAERDAADQGAALKQMENEAQRIERRLQEWILQAERNKEAREAKHGVIEQKREEAVRLEAERATAEATLEEQQNKLAAMRQTRETLQHEAAKLTAELAGLEERRRGAEAAFQRIDRLHADLERRVLAIEQQRAAAEAEREQRIRESAELAQRELELTTLKAEALALAESIAAQALELRHQLATIETDLKTARAALDQLRDDRSGRASQAAKLRSDLEHLEASCLAEVNAEAAVLRADAEIVRIADEMLAVEEETCRTLRQKIEQMGPVNMMALEEYKETAERHSFLETQRTDLMESIENTQATIKEIDQLSREKFDEAFARINENFGHVFTRLFHGGQAFLRLTDAENQAESGLEIVASPPGKKLQNVLLLSGGEKALTAISLLVGIFQFQPSPFCVLDEVDAALDETNVGRLADLLHTLSKETQFLLVTHSKRMMHAADMIYGVTMQEPGVSKVVSVKLSGQEPQRATA, encoded by the coding sequence ATGCTGAAACTGAAAAAAATCCACATCCTCGGATTCAAGAGCTTTTGCGACCGTACCGAACTGACGGTGCCGGGAACCGGTATTGCGGTGGTGGTGGGGCCAAACGGGTGCGGCAAGTCGAACATTTTGGATGGTGTGAGTTGGGTGCTGGGCGAGCAGAGCGCGAAGAGCCTGCGCGGCGGCAGCATGGCAGACGTGATTTTTGCGGGAACGCGGGAACGCAAGCCGCTAGGGATGGCCGAGGTGACCATTACGATGGTCGATCCCGAGGCTTATGAGGGGCCCATTCCGGTAGAGCCGGATGTGGTGGTGGATCACGACGGGCCGGCGGACTGGGACGAGGACGCACTCAGGAAACAGAAGGCTGCCGAGGCGGAAGAGATTATTGCTTCGGAGCAGCCCGGGCAGGTTCTGGAAGACGATGAGGTTCCGGCCGAAGTTGGAAGTCAGAAGCAGGCTCCGGAAGCGGAAGGCGGGATCCAGGCGAGCACGGGCGGGCCACAACCGGTGATGCTGAAGATTCGCCGCAGGAAGTTCAACCGGACTCCGCAAAAGGGCGAGGTTGTGATCACGCGGCGACTGTTCCGGACGGGCGAGAGCGAATATCTGCTGAACGGGAAGCTGTGCCGGCTGCGTGATATCCAGGACATCTTTATGGGAACGGGCCTGGGCCCGGAGAGCTACGCGATTATTGGGCAGGAGCGGATTGGGCAGTTGCTGAGTTCGAAGCCGCACGACCGTCGCGCAATTATCGAAGAGGCGGCGGGGATTACGCGCTTCAAGACGAAGAAGCGGCTGGCTGAACTGCGGCTGGAGAGTTCGAAGCAGAACCTGGCGCGCGTCGACGACATCTTCGAGGAAGTAACGCGGCAGATGAACAGCCTGAAGCGGCAGGCTTCAAAGGCTGAACGGTTTGCACAGGTTCGCGATGAATTGCGCGGACGTTTGCGCGTAGTTCTGGCGAGCCGTATGACGCTGATGGATGCGGAGCAGACGCGCCTGGAGCAGGAGATCGCCGCATTTGGAGAAAAGATTACGAGCGGCGCGGCCGAGATCGGGTCGATGGAGGCAAGCCAGCACTCGCTAACGGAGCGCGGGTATGGGCTGGATCGCGAAGGGCAGGATGCGCAGAACCGGGCCAACTCGGCTGCGGTGGAGTTGGAACGGGCCGCGGCGCGAGAGCGGAGCAATGCAGAGCGCGTGACAGAGCTTGAAGCGCGACTAGCGGCGGCGGCGGGTGAGTTGGAGCAGACCAGGACGCAACTGGGCGGGATTGCCGAAGAGCGCCAGCAGCAAAAGGCGTTTCTGGAGACGGCTGCGGGCGAGGCACGAGCGTTCCACGAGAAGGTAGAAGCGCGGCAGCACGAGGCGCGTTCGGCGGCCGACGAAGTATTCAACGCGGAGCGGAAGCTGGAAGCCGATCGCAGGCATGCAATGCATCTGCTGACGCTGGCGGGCAATGCGCGGAACAGCACGGCGCAGGCGGAAGAGAGTTTGGCGGCGCTGGAGCGCGAGGCCGAACGGCTGAATGCCGAGATGAGTCAGGCCCGCAACGAGCAGGAGAGTCTGGGCGTTCAGAGCGGACAGGCGCGACTGCGGTTTGAGTCAGCCGGGGAGACGCTGAGGCGGCTTGAGAGCGAGATTGCTGAGTTGCGCGAGCAGTTACAGGCACGGCGCTCGGATGAAGGCTCGGTGAGGACGCGAGCGAATCAATTGCGCAGCGAACAGGCCACTGCGGTGGGACGCAAAGAATCGCTTGAATCCCTGATTCGCGATCACAGCTATTCCACCGAAACTGTCCGGCGGCTGCTGAAGCCCGGTGCGCTGCAGAACGGTTCTACGCCGGTGGGGACGCTTGCCGACTTTATTGAGGTGAGCGGCGAACACGAAGGTGTCGTCGACGAGTTTCTGCGCGATGAACTGAATTATGTCGTCGTCAAGAGTTGGCATGCGGCTGAAGAAGGTGTGCGTGTTCTGAAGTCGGGCGTGGATGGACGGGCGACTTTTCTCATCCACGATTCGGCGCAGGCAGGCTTGTTTAACGAAGCCGAGGACAACATCTCAAGGCCCGGCGTGACTCCGTTGAAGGACGCGGTTCGGGTTCTGAACGGATTCGGACGCTCGCTCGAAACAATTCTTCCGAAATTGCGTGACGGCTATCTTGTGGAGACGGCGGCGCTGGCGCAGAGCCTTGCTAATGAACACAGCCATGCGTACTTCCTTACACCGGGTGGTGAGTGCTTCCATAACGCGACGGTGACGGGTGGCAAGCCGGCAAGTGCAGGTCCGCTGGTGTTGAAGCGCGAACTGCGCGAGACGGAGATGCGGCTGGGACTGCTGGAACGCGATCTTGGACTGGCAGAAATCGAAGCCGCAACACTTACTCGACAGATTGAAGAGTTGACAGCAACGCTTGAGATGCGGAGTGAAGAGCGTCGGCAGGCTGAGCGGGATGCGGCAGATCAGGGTGCGGCGCTGAAGCAGATGGAGAACGAGGCGCAGCGCATCGAGCGTCGGTTGCAGGAATGGATTCTGCAGGCGGAGCGGAACAAGGAAGCGCGCGAAGCCAAGCACGGAGTGATCGAGCAGAAGCGCGAAGAAGCGGTGAGGCTGGAAGCGGAACGTGCAACTGCCGAGGCTACTCTCGAAGAGCAGCAGAACAAGCTGGCAGCCATGCGGCAGACTCGCGAGACGCTGCAGCACGAGGCGGCAAAGCTGACGGCTGAATTGGCGGGTCTCGAAGAGCGGAGGCGCGGCGCAGAGGCGGCTTTCCAGCGCATTGATCGTCTGCATGCAGATCTGGAGCGACGGGTGCTGGCGATTGAGCAGCAGCGTGCCGCGGCAGAGGCCGAACGCGAGCAGCGCATAAGGGAAAGCGCAGAGCTGGCGCAACGCGAATTGGAATTGACGACGCTGAAGGCCGAGGCACTGGCGCTGGCAGAGTCGATCGCGGCGCAAGCGCTGGAACTGCGGCATCAATTGGCAACGATCGAGACGGATCTGAAGACCGCACGTGCAGCGCTGGACCAGTTGCGCGACGATCGCAGCGGGCGTGCGAGCCAAGCGGCGAAGTTGAGATCGGACCTGGAGCATCTTGAAGCGAGTTGCCTAGCGGAAGTGAATGCCGAGGCAGCGGTGTTACGCGCGGATGCGGAGATCGTGCGCATTGCGGATGAAATGCTGGCGGTCGAGGAAGAGACTTGCCGGACGCTGCGCCAGAAGATTGAGCAGATGGGCCCGGTGAACATGATGGCGCTGGAGGAGTACAAAGAAACCGCGGAACGGCACAGCTTCCTTGAGACGCAGCGCACGGATTTGATGGAGTCGATTGAGAATACGCAGGCTACGATCAAGGAAATCGATCAGCTTTCGCGGGAGAAGTTTGACGAAGCGTTTGCGCGCATCAACGAAAACTTCGGACACGTATTCACGCGGCTCTTCCATGGTGGGCAGGCGTTCCTGCGGCTGACGGATGCGGAGAACCAGGCAGAGAGCGGGTTGGAAATTGTAGCGTCACCTCCGGGCAAGAAACTGCAGAACGTGCTGCTGCTCTCAGGCGGCGAAAAGGCTCTCACGGCCATTTCGCTGTTGGTGGGTATCTTCCAGTTCCAGCCGAGCCCGTTCTGTGTGCTGGACGAAGTGGATGCTGCGCTGGACGAAACGAACGTAGGACGGCTGGCCGACCTGTTGCACACGCTGAGCAAGGAAACCCAGTTCCTGCTGGTGACACACTCGAAGCGCATGATGCATGCCGCGGACATGATCTATGGCGTGACAATGCAGGAGCCGGGCGTGTCCAAGGTTGTGAGCGTTAAGCTGAGCGGACAGGAGCCACAGCGGGCTACGGCTTAG
- a CDS encoding LysR substrate-binding domain-containing protein — MNLQELRYLVAIAEHRHFGRAAEACNVSQPTLSSQIKKLEDELGVTLLERTNKRVDITPVGSQILTHAKRALAEAGQMEAVARAARDPMVGPLKLGVIPTVAPYLMPLILKPLRQGYPGLTIELWEDQTRALVEGLRNHKLDAALLATATDAPEITEIELYDEPLLAALPRNHRLAGAKKVDESALTEELLVLADGHCLSTQALAACGAKHGAHGMGVGHMRGSLQGTLQGSMQAATLETLVNLVAAGYGSTLIPALAAGTLGQRGIVLLPLTGRSSRTIRLASRPGFPRAQALRAIEKVIRKAVSFRQNLR; from the coding sequence ATGAATTTGCAGGAATTGCGGTATCTTGTGGCGATTGCGGAGCACCGGCATTTTGGGCGCGCGGCCGAGGCTTGCAACGTGAGTCAGCCGACGCTGAGCAGCCAGATTAAAAAGCTCGAAGACGAATTGGGCGTGACGCTGCTGGAGCGCACGAATAAGCGGGTGGATATCACTCCGGTGGGGAGCCAGATTCTGACCCATGCCAAGCGGGCGCTGGCCGAGGCGGGGCAGATGGAAGCGGTGGCGCGGGCGGCGCGAGATCCGATGGTAGGTCCGTTGAAACTGGGGGTGATTCCAACTGTTGCTCCTTATCTAATGCCGCTGATTTTGAAGCCGCTGCGGCAGGGGTATCCGGGGCTGACAATCGAGTTGTGGGAGGATCAGACGCGAGCGCTGGTGGAGGGTCTGCGGAATCACAAGCTGGATGCGGCGCTGCTGGCGACGGCAACGGATGCGCCGGAGATTACAGAGATCGAGCTTTATGACGAGCCGCTACTGGCGGCGCTGCCTCGAAATCACAGGCTGGCGGGCGCCAAGAAGGTGGATGAAAGTGCGTTGACGGAGGAATTGCTGGTGCTGGCGGATGGGCATTGCCTGTCGACGCAGGCGCTGGCAGCGTGCGGGGCAAAACATGGAGCGCATGGGATGGGTGTAGGGCACATGCGGGGGTCACTCCAGGGGACGTTACAGGGCTCGATGCAGGCGGCGACGCTCGAGACGCTTGTGAACCTGGTGGCGGCGGGATACGGATCGACGCTGATTCCAGCACTGGCGGCGGGGACGCTGGGACAGAGGGGAATCGTCCTGCTGCCGTTGACGGGGAGGTCCAGCCGGACCATTCGGCTGGCTAGCCGGCCGGGATTTCCACGAGCCCAGGCTTTGAGAGCGATCGAGAAAGTGATCCGGAAGGCAGTAAGTTTTCGCCAAAATCTTCGATAA
- the katG gene encoding catalase/peroxidase HPI gives MSSEAQCPFSNGSIKHTSAGAKGNRDWWPNQLNLGILHQNSSLSNPMEKEFDYAQEFKKLDIEAVIKDLRAVMTDSQDWWPADFGHYGPLFIRMAWHSAGTYRIHDGRGGAGRGAQRFAPLNSWPDNVNLDKARRLLWPIKQKYGRKISWADLMILTGNVALETMGLKTFGFGGGRADIWEPDVDTDWGPETEWLGGDKRYSGDRELANPLAAVQMGLIYVNPEGPNGNPDPAGSARDIRETFARMAMNDEETVALIAGGHTFGKTHGAAPASHVGAEPEGTSFEEMGLGWKNSFGTGIGPDTITSGLEVTWTPTPTKWDNSYFETLFGYDWELTKSPAGAHQWKPKGDAGKDTVPDAYDPKKRHQPMMLTSDIALRVDPIYEKISRDFLKNPDKLSDAFARAWFKLTHRDMGPISRYLGPLVPKEELIWQDPVPEVDHELVDDKDIAALKAKLLASGLSISQLVNTAWASASTFRGSDKRGGANGARIRLEPQKNWEVNQPAELAKILSKLEAIQKDFNSSAKGGKKISLADLIVLGGCAAVESAAKKAGHDVKVPFEPGRTDASQEQTDVHSFAVLEPVADGFRNYARKGTEEHAAALLLDKSQLLGLTGPEMTVLIGGMRALGANVAHSQHGVLTKRPETLTNDFFVNLLDMGTKWAKSEKEKDVLEGRDRHTGELKWTATVVDLVFGSNAQLRAISEVYASSDSKDAFVRDFVAVWNKVMNADRFDLLRGGKIEANPPSTHPVAETVAGD, from the coding sequence ATGTCTAGCGAAGCACAATGCCCGTTCTCAAACGGCTCAATCAAGCACACATCGGCAGGAGCAAAAGGCAACCGCGACTGGTGGCCCAATCAGCTGAATCTCGGCATTCTGCACCAGAACTCATCGCTCTCCAATCCGATGGAGAAGGAATTCGACTACGCGCAGGAGTTCAAGAAACTCGACATCGAAGCGGTGATCAAGGATCTCCGCGCCGTCATGACGGATTCGCAGGATTGGTGGCCGGCCGACTTTGGCCACTACGGTCCGCTCTTCATTCGCATGGCCTGGCACTCCGCCGGCACCTATCGCATTCACGACGGACGCGGCGGGGCAGGCAGGGGAGCACAGCGGTTCGCCCCACTCAACAGCTGGCCCGACAACGTTAACCTCGACAAAGCGCGCCGTCTGCTCTGGCCCATCAAGCAGAAGTACGGCCGCAAGATCTCCTGGGCCGATCTCATGATCCTTACCGGCAACGTAGCTCTCGAAACCATGGGCCTCAAGACCTTCGGCTTTGGCGGCGGTCGCGCAGATATTTGGGAGCCCGATGTCGACACTGATTGGGGTCCTGAAACAGAGTGGCTCGGCGGCGACAAGCGCTACAGCGGCGATCGTGAGCTGGCCAACCCGCTAGCAGCCGTACAAATGGGCCTCATCTATGTGAACCCTGAAGGCCCCAACGGCAACCCGGATCCCGCAGGTTCCGCCCGCGACATCCGCGAAACCTTTGCCCGCATGGCCATGAACGACGAAGAGACGGTAGCGCTAATCGCAGGCGGCCATACCTTCGGCAAGACCCACGGCGCAGCCCCCGCAAGTCACGTCGGCGCCGAGCCGGAGGGCACAAGCTTTGAGGAGATGGGACTCGGCTGGAAGAACAGCTTCGGTACCGGCATCGGTCCCGACACCATCACCAGCGGACTTGAAGTCACCTGGACACCCACGCCAACCAAGTGGGACAACAGCTACTTCGAAACCCTGTTCGGCTACGATTGGGAACTGACCAAGAGTCCCGCAGGCGCCCATCAGTGGAAGCCCAAAGGCGACGCCGGCAAAGACACTGTTCCCGACGCGTACGATCCCAAAAAGCGTCATCAGCCGATGATGCTCACCTCCGATATCGCTCTGCGCGTTGATCCGATCTACGAAAAAATCTCGCGCGACTTCCTAAAGAACCCTGACAAGCTCTCCGACGCCTTTGCCCGCGCCTGGTTCAAGCTCACCCATCGCGACATGGGTCCGATCTCCCGCTACCTCGGCCCGCTCGTTCCCAAAGAAGAGTTGATTTGGCAGGATCCCGTTCCCGAAGTCGATCACGAGCTCGTCGACGACAAGGACATCGCCGCCCTGAAAGCCAAGCTCCTCGCTTCAGGCCTTTCGATTTCGCAACTCGTCAATACCGCGTGGGCCTCTGCCTCCACCTTCCGCGGCAGCGACAAGCGCGGTGGCGCCAACGGAGCACGCATCCGCCTTGAGCCGCAGAAAAACTGGGAAGTCAACCAGCCCGCAGAGCTGGCAAAGATTCTCTCCAAGCTCGAAGCCATTCAGAAGGACTTCAATTCCTCAGCAAAAGGCGGCAAGAAAATCTCGCTCGCCGACCTCATCGTTCTCGGAGGATGCGCAGCAGTCGAGTCTGCTGCCAAGAAAGCCGGACACGACGTCAAGGTTCCGTTCGAACCCGGTCGCACCGACGCCTCGCAGGAACAGACCGACGTACATTCCTTCGCAGTGCTCGAACCAGTCGCCGACGGTTTCCGCAATTACGCAAGAAAGGGAACTGAAGAGCATGCCGCTGCATTGCTGCTCGACAAGTCGCAACTCCTCGGCCTCACCGGCCCGGAGATGACCGTTCTCATCGGCGGCATGCGCGCACTCGGCGCAAACGTGGCGCACTCGCAACACGGCGTCCTCACCAAGCGACCCGAAACCCTCACAAACGACTTCTTCGTCAACCTGCTCGATATGGGAACGAAGTGGGCAAAGTCCGAAAAAGAGAAGGACGTTCTCGAAGGCCGCGATCGTCATACCGGCGAACTCAAGTGGACTGCCACCGTCGTCGACCTTGTCTTCGGATCAAATGCCCAACTCCGTGCCATCTCCGAGGTCTACGCCAGCAGCGATTCCAAAGACGCATTTGTCCGCGACTTCGTGGCTGTCTGGAACAAAGTGATGAACGCCGATCGTTTCGATCTGCTGAGGGGAGGGAAGATCGAAGCCAATCCTCCCTCGACCCACCCAGTCGCCGAAACCGTAGCCGGCGATTAA
- a CDS encoding YidB family protein, whose product MSILNTVESMAMGNAGPEHAQVAGGLMEELQNQPGGIGGLIQNLQRNGMGPAVEQWSQGQTQPNPSAIENGLAGTGIIANIAQRTGLSEGVVRGSLAVVIPLVVSHVISNNHVSPTGEPTGTQPESGSILQSVLQRIL is encoded by the coding sequence ATGAGCATCCTCAATACCGTAGAATCCATGGCCATGGGCAATGCCGGCCCAGAACACGCGCAGGTCGCTGGCGGCCTCATGGAAGAACTTCAAAATCAGCCCGGCGGCATCGGTGGCCTCATCCAGAATCTCCAGCGCAACGGCATGGGACCCGCGGTCGAGCAGTGGTCACAAGGTCAGACGCAGCCTAATCCCTCCGCAATTGAAAACGGCCTCGCCGGTACTGGCATCATCGCGAACATCGCGCAGCGCACCGGCCTCTCTGAGGGAGTCGTCCGCGGATCTCTGGCCGTCGTAATTCCGCTTGTGGTTAGCCACGTAATCTCGAACAACCACGTCAGCCCCACCGGAGAACCAACTGGGACTCAACCTGAAAGCGGCAGCATCCTGCAGTCCGTACTGCAGCGCATCCTTTGA
- a CDS encoding PadR family transcriptional regulator, whose protein sequence is MSNSELVQGTLEMLVLRTLAPESMHGQGIALRIEQVSDGVFRVNEGSLLPALSRMERARRIRGEWRSTENNRRAKYGTLTAARRKAFEQGCRQCGRQIAAIERILEA, encoded by the coding sequence ATGAGCAATAGCGAGCTGGTTCAAGGGACGCTTGAGATGCTAGTGCTCAGGACACTGGCTCCCGAATCGATGCATGGGCAAGGAATAGCGCTTCGCATCGAGCAGGTGAGCGACGGTGTGTTCCGGGTGAATGAGGGGTCACTGCTTCCCGCACTGAGCCGCATGGAGCGGGCTAGGCGAATTCGCGGGGAATGGCGCTCGACGGAAAACAACCGTCGGGCGAAATATGGCACGCTGACTGCCGCCAGGCGTAAAGCATTTGAACAGGGATGCCGCCAGTGTGGCCGCCAGATTGCGGCTATAGAACGTATTCTCGAAGCCTGA